A single region of the Devosia sp. FJ2-5-3 genome encodes:
- a CDS encoding HAMP domain-containing sensor histidine kinase, with the protein MPPRSAIDADVRALMGRDGKRAAQKTVLEARQRLTSSSGTRAEFDFELMHDYAAARRGAALPMAAIVCILAIVASFWVPVVFSAFWAALVISSLLVVVLVARRFARSEPAKFNAAKWTTSFIAAETLYGIALSLLALCTVVANPSDVVPVMFAMVLVSIAANAVATHTLPHATLMSTLPVTATVAINLLLLGGTVNYTLAAVVICGEIFFLFLARQLYSSELETISHQSEKDSLISELEEARHMSDEARRHAEQANIAKSQFLATMSHELRTPLNAIIGFSEVLKSELLGPHHVPQYKEYAGDIHASGQHLLNLINELLDLSRIEAGKYELHEEAVSIIDIADDCRRMMELRAKAKGIELVFSTGDNLPKIWGDERAIRQVILNLMSNAIKFTPQHGKVTLVVARSGDGGQLISVKDNGPGIPDGEIETVLSSFGQGSLAHKTAEQGAGLGLPIVQKIMDLHQGRFDLFSKLRFGTEVIATFPRARVMDALAPVTERRNKLEIYSAAG; encoded by the coding sequence ATGCCGCCTCGTTCGGCCATTGACGCGGACGTCCGTGCCCTCATGGGCCGCGACGGCAAGCGCGCCGCCCAAAAGACTGTTCTGGAAGCGCGTCAGCGGCTGACCAGCAGCTCTGGTACGCGCGCTGAATTCGATTTCGAGCTGATGCACGACTATGCGGCCGCACGTCGTGGCGCCGCGCTGCCCATGGCGGCCATCGTGTGCATCCTGGCCATCGTCGCCAGTTTCTGGGTTCCGGTCGTTTTCTCGGCTTTCTGGGCCGCACTCGTCATCTCCAGCCTTCTCGTCGTGGTGCTGGTCGCGCGCCGCTTTGCCCGCAGCGAACCCGCAAAGTTCAACGCCGCAAAATGGACGACGAGCTTCATAGCCGCAGAGACGCTCTACGGCATTGCCCTGTCCCTGCTGGCCCTGTGCACAGTCGTCGCAAATCCCAGCGACGTCGTGCCGGTGATGTTTGCCATGGTGCTGGTGAGCATCGCTGCCAATGCCGTGGCCACGCACACCCTGCCCCACGCCACGCTGATGAGCACCTTGCCGGTGACGGCAACGGTCGCAATCAATTTGCTGCTTCTCGGTGGCACGGTGAACTACACCCTCGCGGCTGTGGTGATCTGCGGCGAGATATTCTTCCTGTTCCTGGCGCGCCAGCTCTATTCCTCCGAACTCGAGACGATCTCGCATCAGTCGGAAAAGGACTCGCTGATCTCCGAACTCGAGGAAGCGCGTCACATGTCGGACGAGGCCCGCCGACATGCCGAGCAGGCCAATATTGCCAAGAGCCAGTTCCTGGCGACGATGAGCCATGAACTGCGCACCCCGCTCAATGCGATCATCGGCTTTTCCGAGGTGTTGAAATCGGAGCTGCTGGGTCCGCATCACGTGCCGCAATACAAGGAATATGCCGGCGACATCCACGCTAGCGGCCAGCATCTCCTCAATCTGATCAATGAGCTTCTCGACCTCAGCCGCATCGAGGCGGGCAAGTACGAATTGCACGAGGAAGCGGTATCTATCATCGACATCGCCGACGATTGCCGCCGCATGATGGAATTGCGCGCCAAGGCCAAGGGGATCGAGCTGGTGTTCAGTACCGGCGACAATCTGCCGAAAATCTGGGGCGACGAGCGGGCCATCCGCCAGGTGATCCTCAATCTGATGAGCAACGCCATCAAGTTCACGCCCCAGCATGGCAAGGTCACCCTGGTGGTGGCGCGTAGCGGCGATGGCGGGCAGTTGATCTCGGTCAAGGATAACGGCCCGGGCATTCCCGACGGCGAAATCGAAACCGTGCTGTCGTCGTTCGGCCAGGGCTCATTGGCACACAAGACAGCCGAACAGGGGGCAGGCCTCGGCCTGCCGATCGTTCAGAAGATCATGGATCTGCACCAGGGCCGGTTCGACCTGTTCTCCAAGCTGCGCTTCGGCACCGAGGTGATCGCCACTTTCCCGCGAGCCCGGGTGATGGACGCACTGGCCCCGGTTACCGAACGCCGCAACAAGCTCGAAATCTACTCCGCAGCTGGTTGA
- a CDS encoding DUF6683 family protein, protein MPTKFLPFVIALLTLPLAWTVHAQEPISAALAMPAVPGPENSAYRFSEGVSVRLRRSFLDQIRWSAGTEVRDHLAASFAERSHTEIWQELVQPDGLSTGNVADALAAYWVLNWVTANGAYGQKVDNGPVQRQLRLALSQDTNFQQLGDQARQQMAEGYMLNFLLEHAALNNAVARKDIATLQALAEASAARFQQQMGVDLLALVPGPNGFEPKRRPSGR, encoded by the coding sequence ATGCCGACCAAATTCTTGCCGTTCGTGATTGCCCTGCTGACCCTGCCGCTGGCTTGGACTGTGCACGCACAGGAGCCTATCAGCGCGGCATTGGCCATGCCCGCCGTGCCTGGCCCGGAAAACAGTGCCTATCGATTCTCGGAAGGAGTTTCCGTGCGTTTGCGCCGCAGTTTCCTCGACCAGATCCGCTGGTCGGCGGGGACCGAGGTGCGCGATCACCTGGCGGCGAGCTTTGCCGAGCGCAGCCATACCGAGATCTGGCAGGAACTGGTGCAGCCGGACGGGTTGAGCACCGGCAATGTAGCCGACGCCCTCGCCGCCTATTGGGTACTTAACTGGGTGACGGCCAATGGCGCCTATGGCCAGAAGGTGGACAATGGGCCAGTGCAGCGGCAATTGCGGCTTGCCCTGTCACAGGACACGAACTTCCAGCAATTGGGCGACCAGGCGCGTCAGCAGATGGCCGAGGGCTATATGCTAAATTTTTTGCTGGAGCACGCTGCGTTGAACAATGCAGTGGCGCGCAAGGACATCGCCACCCTGCAGGCTCTGGCCGAGGCCTCGGCAGCGCGCTTCCAGCAGCAGATGGGTGTCGACCTGCTGGCGCTGGTGCCGGGACCCAACGGGTTCGAGCCGAAAAGGCGGCCGAGCGGCCGATAA
- the cobT gene encoding nicotinate-nucleotide--dimethylbenzimidazole phosphoribosyltransferase — translation MPALNPAFADIVELLVAVPEGDETAVAAVRARDGQLTKPAGSLGRLEELVEFTARWQHRSLPRLDNPMVTIFAGNHGVTDQGVSPYPREVTAQMVANFTNGGAAISQICALHEINLRVFELALELPTGDITREPALDDQMCAATIAYGMEAVAGKPDLVGLGEMGIGNTTIAAAIYAALYGGTGADWVGRGTGVDDAGLARKADAVDRALALHKDELTHPLAILARLGGREIAAMLGALIAARHQKAPVVVDGFVATAAAAIAHAVNPAAIDHCLFAHVSAESGHARVLEHLGKRPLLDLGMRLGEGSGAAMGMVMIKTAVHLHTNMATFADASISGPGN, via the coding sequence ATGCCCGCCCTCAATCCTGCTTTTGCCGATATCGTCGAACTGCTCGTCGCCGTTCCCGAGGGGGATGAGACTGCGGTTGCGGCGGTGAGAGCGCGCGATGGGCAATTGACCAAGCCGGCCGGCTCGCTTGGGCGCCTCGAGGAACTCGTCGAGTTTACCGCCCGCTGGCAGCATCGCTCGCTCCCGCGCCTCGACAATCCGATGGTCACGATCTTTGCCGGCAATCATGGCGTCACCGACCAGGGCGTTTCCCCTTACCCGCGCGAAGTCACTGCCCAGATGGTGGCCAATTTCACCAATGGCGGCGCGGCCATTTCCCAGATCTGCGCCCTGCACGAGATCAATCTGCGCGTCTTCGAGCTGGCGCTGGAATTGCCCACCGGCGACATTACCAGGGAGCCGGCACTCGACGACCAGATGTGCGCCGCCACCATTGCCTATGGCATGGAAGCGGTGGCCGGTAAGCCGGACCTCGTCGGCCTGGGCGAAATGGGTATCGGCAACACCACCATCGCCGCTGCGATCTATGCTGCACTTTATGGCGGCACCGGCGCTGATTGGGTCGGCCGGGGAACGGGCGTCGATGATGCGGGCCTGGCGCGCAAGGCCGATGCCGTGGACCGGGCGCTTGCGCTCCACAAGGATGAACTCACCCATCCTCTCGCCATTCTGGCGCGCCTTGGCGGTCGCGAAATCGCCGCCATGCTGGGTGCACTCATCGCGGCGCGGCATCAGAAAGCGCCTGTGGTCGTCGATGGCTTTGTCGCGACCGCCGCTGCGGCCATCGCCCATGCGGTCAATCCTGCCGCCATCGACCATTGCCTGTTTGCCCATGTCTCGGCAGAATCCGGTCACGCCCGCGTTCTGGAGCATCTGGGCAAGCGCCCTTTGCTCGATTTGGGAATGCGCCTTGGCGAAGGCAGCGGCGCGGCAATGGGCATGGTCATGATCAAGACCGCAGTGCATCTGCACACCAATATGGCCACCTTTGCCGACGCATCGATCAGCGGTCCCGGCAACTAG